In a genomic window of Helianthus annuus cultivar XRQ/B chromosome 10, HanXRQr2.0-SUNRISE, whole genome shotgun sequence:
- the LOC110893617 gene encoding uncharacterized protein LOC110893617 yields MSDKDTDTSNTAKPPVTLHPVYTVTDIQKKVRILDGTKVMYSAWVELFNLHARGYEVLDHITSEPPAKDDPSYAQWMKIDAIVLQWIYSTLSEEYLLRVLEEPSTALQVWNRVKAIFHNNKGPRCAALQTRFVILKLSSMPSLEAYC; encoded by the coding sequence ATGAGTGACAAAGACACTGATACATCCAACACTGCCAAACCACCGGTCACTCTTCACCCGGTATACACGGTCACTGACATCCAGAAGAAAGTGCGCATTCTGGATGGTACTAAGGTCATGTATTCTGCGTGGGTGGAGCTTTTTAACCTTCATGCACGCGGGTACGAGGTCCTTGATCACATCACCTCTGAACCACCGGCTAAAGACGACCCGTCTTACGCACAATGGATGAAGATTGATGCTATTGTCCTACAGTGGATTTACAGCACATTGTCTGAAGAATACTTGCTTCGGGTTCTTGAAGAACCCTCAACCGCACTCCAAGTCTGGAACCGGGTCAAAGCAATTTTTCACAACAACAAAGGACCACGTTGTGCAGCCTTACAAACCCGGTTCGTCATCCTAAAACTCAGTTCCATGCCTTCCTTGGAAGCCTACTGCTAA
- the LOC110896104 gene encoding uncharacterized protein LOC110896104, which yields MKQFKLNSITMSIASSHQSFFINTLISTPHKSTKIHKRTFIISCNSHKSSSENHKDSSRGNESNQLAKLALVTMAAGVLTLGSIDPAFAAKSGGRVGGQAFRSAPRSAPRSSSPRINNSRTNIYINPPVAPPLIGGYGYGYGGWGWSPFSFFAPGPSVAVGIGGGFDTLVLFMLLGAAAAVVRRVFGSRKDYDDEDY from the exons ATGAAGCAGTTCAAACTCAATTCAATCACCATGTCGATAGCTTCATCTCACCAAAGCTTCTTCATCAACACACTCATCTCCACCCCTCACAAATCAACCAAAATCCACAAAAGAACATTCATTATCTCTTGTAATTCCCACAAGTCTTCATCAGAAAACCACAAAGATTCTTCAAG AGGTAATGAGAGCAATCAACTTGCAAAGCTTGCTTTGGTGACAATGGCAGCTGGAGTCTTGACACTTGGATCAATTGATCCCGCTTTTGCGGCTAAATCGGGTGGTCGTGTAGGCGGTCAAGCTTTTCGTTCTGCTCCAAGATCGGCCCCTCGTTCATCTTCACCACGAATCAATAATTCGAG GACAAATATTTACATAAATCCACCGGTTGCACCACCGCTAATTGGTGGATACGGTTATGGTTATGGTGGCTGGGGGTGGTCGCCGTTTTCATTCTTCGCACCTGGACCAAGCGTGGCTGTTGGAATCGGGGGTGGGTTTGATACTTTGGTTTTGTTTATGCTTCTTGGTGCTGCAGCCGCTGTGGTTAGAAGAGTCTTTGGATCGAGGAAAGATTATGACGATGAAGATTACTAA